The Nitrospirota bacterium genome has a window encoding:
- a CDS encoding DUF420 domain-containing protein — protein sequence MLEWLKQPGFFGTHATVGADMSQLMATFFTGLFVIGWIQARRRRADAHHWMMLGGMIAMVAFFMSYYLFRQLGVLAFEGKEGFGGSQALYDYVFIPVLTVHIILVILGLIMAIYMIVLGFRSQQVIDGARSLKETLLLTTWRKVGVIFGSVTALVMFLFFSRVATAGFSMRKFEVYLSLLLLIAIVFSVEMTIQRIWPNGARRHRALGLFTMIVYCVLFVTGTTTYTMLYLLYPGKIG from the coding sequence ATGCTTGAATGGCTAAAACAGCCTGGTTTTTTTGGCACCCATGCCACGGTCGGGGCGGACATGAGCCAGCTCATGGCGACGTTCTTCACGGGGCTCTTCGTGATCGGCTGGATCCAGGCGCGGAGACGGCGGGCAGATGCCCATCATTGGATGATGCTGGGCGGGATGATCGCCATGGTGGCCTTCTTCATGAGCTACTATTTGTTTCGTCAATTAGGCGTGTTGGCCTTTGAGGGGAAAGAAGGTTTTGGCGGGTCGCAAGCGCTCTACGATTATGTCTTCATCCCTGTTCTGACCGTGCACATCATTCTGGTCATTCTCGGATTGATTATGGCGATCTACATGATCGTGCTGGGTTTCCGTTCCCAGCAAGTCATCGATGGCGCTCGTTCGCTCAAGGAGACGCTGCTCCTGACGACCTGGAGGAAGGTCGGGGTGATCTTTGGGAGCGTCACGGCCCTGGTAATGTTCTTGTTCTTCTCGCGCGTGGCCACCGCCGGATTCTCCATGCGCAAATTCGAAGTCTATCTCAGCCTGTTGCTGCTGATCGCCATCGTATTTTCGGTCGAGATGACGATTCAGCGGATCTGGCCGAACGGCGCGCGGCGGCATCGGGCACTTGGGCTGTTTACGATGATCGTGTATTGCGTCCTCTTTGTGACCGGTACCACCACCTACACCATGCTGTATCTTCTCTATCCGGGAAAGATCGGGTAG
- a CDS encoding methyltransferase — protein sequence MSRELSLAEIFQLGYYWETKILLTAIRLDVFSALDGKRKTLHDVAGRLGAHEPTLGLLLNALVAMRLLEKDGDSYGNSTAAATHLVRNSAQYIGHLLLLHDAEWDNWGKLEQTIRTGQRSVDRHVFETDPELGLNVLAVLHRIGQQSGPDFAKRLQLSGPVRLLDLGGGAGTNAIAFCQVYPELTATVFDLPATLRLTERTVKEAGLESRISLQSGDFNKDGLGGPYDVALMSDILHYQDFPTNAALVKRVWTHLAPGGRLIIKDRFLNETGTGPAWTTAFAVHILVNTQRGGCYKTADAMQWMSEAGFPTVTELEPTAVVLGTKSSQA from the coding sequence GTGTCACGAGAACTCTCGCTCGCAGAAATTTTCCAGCTGGGGTACTACTGGGAGACGAAGATTCTATTGACGGCCATTAGGCTGGATGTGTTTTCCGCCTTGGATGGGAAACGGAAAACCCTTCATGACGTGGCCGGTCGTCTTGGCGCCCATGAGCCGACATTGGGACTCTTGTTGAATGCCCTTGTTGCGATGCGGCTGTTGGAAAAGGACGGGGATTCCTACGGAAACTCGACGGCTGCAGCCACGCATCTGGTTCGCAATTCTGCTCAATATATCGGGCATCTTCTCCTGCTTCACGATGCTGAATGGGACAACTGGGGCAAGCTGGAGCAGACGATTCGCACGGGACAGCGGTCTGTCGATCGGCATGTCTTTGAGACCGATCCTGAGTTAGGCCTCAACGTGCTGGCGGTACTTCATCGAATCGGGCAGCAGAGCGGGCCGGATTTCGCCAAGCGGCTGCAGCTGAGCGGGCCGGTTCGGCTGCTGGATTTGGGAGGCGGAGCCGGGACGAATGCGATTGCCTTCTGCCAGGTCTACCCGGAATTGACGGCGACGGTGTTCGATTTACCTGCGACGCTTCGGCTCACGGAACGAACGGTGAAAGAGGCTGGCTTGGAATCGAGGATTTCGTTGCAGTCAGGCGATTTTAACAAGGATGGACTTGGTGGACCCTACGATGTCGCTCTGATGTCCGATATCCTGCATTACCAGGATTTTCCGACGAACGCGGCATTGGTCAAGAGGGTCTGGACCCATTTGGCGCCAGGCGGCCGTTTAATCATCAAGGATCGATTCCTCAATGAGACAGGCACCGGTCCGGCCTGGACCACCGCCTTCGCGGTGCATATTCTGGTCAATACGCAGCGGGGCGGTTGCTATAAGACGGCAGATGCGATGCAGTGGATGAGCGAAGCCGGCTTTCCAACTGTGACAGAGCTGGAACCGACAGCGGTTGTGCTGGGTACGAAGTCCAGTCAGGCCTGA
- a CDS encoding HEAT repeat domain-containing protein, which translates to MGEWNWSRRSGRHWYLFTAMAVAWLTVWSGVDQPVLAAGTSSVPKEAQEAYEKKQYGQVIDLLAKLEKEQNLSPDVRRLRIHSFLKLANPKDALGEYDKLELALKHDEIPLLREVALGFIVVMVKDMRDQMRGAAYTALKEVDSDEVVPYFEDGLSDGSGPVRVLAVEGLGRSEAGRKSTKLRAAIEDQAGLVKARVVKTLGRTGDPGVMSLVESATKDELSTVRIAAYAALIRLGKKEAWTQLHQAAESLNPEDRADAIRTIADLNDQRGVPIMIESLTYKQPSVRGAAARGLGHLGRKEVRGQIEQLLKDPIPGVRESAVGSLADLGGTESVPALTQALGDGSFTVRASAIAGLLQLGQPYSTVAPTVQSLAQQNDTAMRASVAYALGKATKANAPGAIALLTSLTADPLPGPKIVALRSLGHVGDRELVPLMKELLHDTNDAVRATAAGALLHLLQQKK; encoded by the coding sequence ATGGGTGAATGGAATTGGAGCAGGCGGTCGGGTCGTCATTGGTATCTGTTCACCGCGATGGCGGTTGCCTGGTTGACGGTGTGGAGTGGCGTCGATCAACCGGTGTTGGCTGCCGGAACGTCATCGGTGCCCAAGGAAGCGCAAGAGGCGTACGAGAAGAAACAGTATGGACAGGTGATTGATCTGTTGGCCAAGTTGGAGAAGGAGCAGAATCTCAGCCCGGACGTCCGACGGCTGAGGATTCACTCCTTTCTTAAACTGGCGAATCCCAAGGACGCGCTCGGTGAGTACGACAAGTTGGAGCTTGCGCTCAAGCACGATGAGATCCCCCTCCTCCGAGAGGTGGCGCTGGGGTTCATCGTTGTGATGGTGAAGGACATGCGCGATCAAATGCGCGGGGCTGCGTACACTGCACTCAAAGAGGTGGATTCGGACGAGGTCGTCCCCTATTTTGAGGATGGGCTCAGCGATGGTTCAGGCCCGGTTCGGGTTCTTGCCGTCGAGGGGCTCGGGCGATCCGAGGCCGGTCGGAAATCGACGAAATTGCGCGCGGCGATCGAGGATCAAGCAGGATTGGTGAAGGCGCGCGTGGTGAAAACGCTCGGTCGAACGGGAGATCCAGGCGTCATGTCGTTAGTCGAATCAGCGACCAAGGACGAACTGAGCACGGTTCGTATCGCGGCCTATGCGGCCTTGATCAGGCTCGGCAAGAAGGAGGCTTGGACTCAATTGCATCAGGCCGCAGAGTCGCTGAATCCTGAGGATCGAGCTGACGCGATTCGCACGATCGCCGACTTGAACGACCAGCGAGGCGTCCCCATCATGATCGAGTCGTTGACGTATAAACAACCCTCCGTTCGCGGTGCGGCGGCCAGGGGGCTTGGGCATCTCGGACGAAAAGAGGTTCGGGGGCAGATTGAGCAGCTTCTGAAGGACCCTATCCCGGGCGTGCGGGAATCGGCGGTGGGGAGCTTGGCGGATCTGGGAGGGACTGAATCAGTGCCGGCACTCACGCAGGCGCTCGGTGACGGCAGCTTTACCGTCCGTGCCTCAGCAATTGCCGGGTTGCTCCAACTCGGCCAGCCCTACTCGACCGTGGCGCCTACCGTACAATCGCTGGCCCAACAGAACGATACGGCTATGCGTGCTTCTGTGGCCTATGCCCTTGGGAAGGCAACCAAGGCCAATGCTCCGGGGGCGATCGCCCTGTTAACCAGTTTGACGGCTGATCCGCTTCCCGGTCCGAAGATCGTGGCACTCCGATCGCTTGGGCATGTGGGGGACCGTGAGCTGGTTCCCCTCATGAAGGAACTACTTCATGACACCAACGATGCCGTGCGAGCCACTGCGGCAGGAGCGCTGTTGCACTTGCTTCAACAGAAGAAGTAG
- a CDS encoding carboxypeptidase regulatory-like domain-containing protein, translating into MQRYRMCTAFHAAVNVAVIVFCLIFSGTFVWSYDVIEVPHGGTIAGTVELKGALPEPKGFNLITFPDPVYCGRISNGRGWRLLHDFVVSPQGGLQDAIVLLEGVQSGKPFETSVPLIEARDCKFQPFMTIVRNGHAVEVINMDPVMHDIQGYETSLESGARTLFNTPLVMNQQHHRGDIHATHNHAPGKSLVGPVYLNKGRRTFYMQCGFHAYMESWAMAVNNPYYALTDSSGKFSIENIPPGTYQLVVWHPQTGPGVTKTVTIQPDGALVERLSLLAPKGNRSAFKVMDNPRFGPDTLGYSVDIQPLVEHQH; encoded by the coding sequence CTGCGGTGAATGTCGCAGTCATTGTATTCTGTCTGATCTTCTCAGGTACATTCGTCTGGTCCTACGATGTAATCGAGGTCCCTCATGGCGGGACGATTGCAGGTACCGTTGAGTTGAAGGGGGCGCTTCCCGAGCCGAAAGGCTTCAACCTGATCACGTTTCCGGATCCGGTATATTGTGGCCGGATTTCCAACGGTCGGGGCTGGCGCCTGCTCCACGACTTTGTCGTGAGCCCTCAAGGGGGCCTGCAAGACGCCATCGTGTTACTCGAAGGGGTTCAATCCGGCAAGCCGTTTGAAACGTCCGTACCCTTGATCGAGGCGCGTGATTGCAAGTTCCAACCCTTCATGACGATCGTGCGAAACGGGCATGCCGTCGAAGTGATCAACATGGATCCCGTGATGCACGACATTCAAGGCTACGAAACGTCGCTCGAATCCGGTGCGCGTACGTTGTTCAATACGCCGCTGGTGATGAACCAGCAGCACCACCGTGGCGACATCCATGCGACCCACAATCATGCACCGGGAAAGTCTCTGGTTGGCCCGGTGTATCTAAATAAAGGGCGTCGGACGTTCTACATGCAGTGCGGCTTCCATGCCTACATGGAAAGTTGGGCGATGGCGGTCAACAACCCCTACTATGCGCTGACTGACTCGTCCGGAAAGTTTTCGATCGAGAACATTCCTCCTGGCACCTATCAGTTGGTCGTGTGGCATCCGCAGACCGGTCCTGGTGTCACCAAGACGGTCACAATCCAGCCGGACGGTGCATTGGTCGAACGTCTTTCTCTCCTCGCTCCAAAGGGGAATCGTTCCGCCTTTAAGGTGATGGATAATCCCCGTTTCGGCCCGGACACGCTGGGTTACTCCGTCGATATCCAGCCACTCGTCGAGCATCAGCACTAA